From the Canis lupus dingo isolate Sandy chromosome 37, ASM325472v2, whole genome shotgun sequence genome, one window contains:
- the STK17B gene encoding serine/threonine-protein kinase 17B, producing MSRRRFDCRSISGLLTTTPQTPMKMENFNNFYTLTSKELGRGKFAVVRQCISKSTGQEYAAKFLKKRRRGQDCRAEILHEIAILELAKSCPHVINLHEVYENTSEIILILEYAAGGEIFNLCLPELAEMVSENDIIRLIKQILEGVCYLHQNNIVHLDLKPQNILLSSIYPLGDIKIVDFGMSRKIGNACELREIMGTPEYLAPEILNYDPITTATDMWNVGIIAYMLLTHTSPFVGEDNQETYLNISQVNVDYSEETFSSVSQLATDFIQRLLVKNPEKRPTAEICLSHSWLQQWDFGNLFHPEETSSSSQSQDHSLRSSEDKTSKSSCNGTCSDREDKENIPEDSSMVSKRFRFDNSLPNPHELVSDLLC from the exons ATGTCGAGGAGAAGATTTGATTGCCGAAGTATTTCAGGCTTGCTAACTACAACTCCTCAAACtccaatgaaaatggaaaactttaataatttttatacacTTACATCTAAAGAGCTGGGAAG aggAAAGTTTGCTGTGGTTAGACAGTGTATATCAAAATCTACTGGCCAAGAATATGCTgcaaaatttctaaaaaagagaagaagagggcAGGATTGTCGAGCAGAGATTCTACATGAGATTGCCATACTTGAATTGGCAAAGTCTTGTCCTCATGTAATTAATCTTCATGAAGTCTATGAAAATACCAGTGAAATCATTTTGATACTGGAGTA tGCTGCGGGTGGAGAAATTTTCAACTTGTGTTTGCCTGAGCTGGCTGAAATGGTTTCTGAAAATGATATTATCAGGCTCATTAAACAAATACTTGAAGGAGTTTGTTATCTACATCAGAATAACATTGTACACCTTGATTTAAAG CCACAGAATATATTATTGAGCAGCATATATCCTCTTGGAGATATAAAAATTGTAGATTTTGGAATGTCTCGAAAAATAGGAAATGCATGTGAACTTCGGGAAATCATGGGAACACCAGAATACTTAG CTCCAGAAATCCTGAACTATGATCCTATTACCACAGCAACAGATATGTG GAATGTTGGTATAATAGCATATATGTTGTTAACTCATACATCTCCATTTGTGGGAGAAGATAACCaagaaacatacctcaatattTCTCAAGTTAATGTAGATTATTCAGAAGAAACTTTTTCGTCAGTTTCACAGCTGGCCACAGACTTTATCCAGAGGCTTCTAGTAAAAAATCCAGA gaaaagaccAACAGCAGAAATCTGCCTGTCTCATTCTTGGCTACAGCAGTGGGACTTTGGAAACTTATTTCATCCTGAAGAAACCTCCAGTTCCTCTCAAAGTCAAGATCATTCATTAAGGTCCTCTGAAGACAAAACTTCTAAATCCTCTTGTAATGGAACCTGTAGTGATCGAGAAGACAAAGAGAATATTCCAGAGGACAGCAGCATGGTTTCCAAAAGATTTCGCTTTGATAACTCATTGCCCAATCCCCATGAACTTGTTTCAGATTTGCTGTGTTAG